The Miscanthus floridulus cultivar M001 chromosome 7, ASM1932011v1, whole genome shotgun sequence genome includes a region encoding these proteins:
- the LOC136466930 gene encoding receptor-like protein kinase HSL1 has protein sequence MTKMAHSYLLLLFLLLFITFNCIMQRSMAQTDASELATLLTIKKDWGNPSALSSWSSQNASYCSWKGIRCVNGQVLSTLSFQNLNITNPVPASICNLKNLSYLDLSYNNLTGQFPTALYGCSALQFLDLSNNHFSGALPADIDKLSSAMERLNLSSNGFTGSVPLAIAGFPKLKSLVLDTNSFNGSYPGAAIGNLTQLETLTLASNPFAPGPVPNEFGKLKKLKMLWMSGMNLTGGIPANLSSLTELTTLALHVNKLHGEIPPWVWKLQKLEILYLYDNSFTGAIGTDITAVSLQEIDLSTNSLTGHIPESIGNLKNLSLLYLYFNNLTGPIPSSVGRLPNLADIRLFSNRLSGPLPPELGKHSLLGNLEVSNNFLSGELPHTLCFNKKLYDIVVFNNSFSGVFPAILGDCETVNNIMLYNNHFTGEFPEKVWSAFPDLTTVMIQNNSFTGTMPSVISSKITRIEMGNNQFSGDVPTSAPGLKNFRAENNQFSGPLTNNMSGLANLTELYLAGNRISGSIPPSIQSLGALNYLNLSSNQISGLLPAQIGSLLVLTILDLSNNELTGEIPQEFNDLHLSFLNLSSNQLTGELPQSLQSPAFEDSFLGNPGLCAAVNQNINITACRYSRHNQMSTDLVILFSVLAGAILIGAVGCFIVRRKKHGRDVTSWKMMAFRKLDFSECDVLTNLREEDLIGSGGSGKVYRVHLPGRGRGRGCGGTVVAVKKLSSRGKAEEKLDREFDAEVKILGDIRHTNIVSLLCYISSEDTKLLVYEYMENGSLDRWLHPKDNNAATAALDWPTRLGIAVDAARGLSYMHDECVQPIMHRDVKSSNILLDPGFRAKIADFGLARILLKSGEPESVSAVGGTFGYMAPECGRGAKVNQKVDVYSFGVVLLELVTGRVANDSRKDAAECCLVEWAWRRYKAGGTLHDVVDESIQDRAVYIGDAVAVFVLGVMCTGDDAPSRPSMKQVLQQLARYDRTASVAGACRDGRDVELGQVPKGNQGRHQATKRSYDVGAFLGGDVESGNFVARPV, from the exons ATGACAAAAATGGCTCACTCCTATCTTCTACTCCTCTTCTTGCTACTGTTCATCACCTTCAACTGCATCATGCAACGATCCATGGCGCAGACTGACGCCAGCGAGCTAGCAACACTCCTAACGATCAAGAAAGACTGGGGCAACCCATCCGCGCTCAGCTCGTGGAGTTCCCAGAACGCTTCCTACTGCAGCTGGAAAGGGATCAGGTGCGTGAACGGCCAAGTGTTGTCCACCCTGTCCTTCCAAAATCTCAACATAACCAATCCAGTCCCAGCTTCCATTTGCAACCTCAAGAACCTGTCCTACCTAGACCTTTCCTACAACAACCTCACCGGACAGTTCCCGACAGCGCTCTACGGCTGCTCGGCTCTTCAGTTCCTTGACCTGTCCAACAATCACTTCTCCGGTGCCCTCCCAGCTGACATCGACAAACTGTCGTCGGCGATGGAGCGCCTGAACCTGTCAAGCAATGGCTTCACAGGCAGCGTGCCGTTGGCAATCGCCGGGTTCCCGAAGCTCAAGTCGTTGGTGCTCGACACTAATAGCTTCAATGGGAGCTACCCGGGTGCCGCCATCGGCAACCTCACACAGCTCGAGACGCTAACCCTGGCAAGTAACCCCTTCGCGCCAGGCCCCGTCCCTAACGAGTTTGGCAAGTtgaagaagctgaagatgctgTGGATGTCAGGGATGAACCTGACTGGTGGCATCCCTGCCAACCTGTCGTCGCTCACTGAGCTGACGACTCTGGCTCTGCACGTAAACAAGCTCCACGGTGAAATCCCGCCGTGGGTTTGGAAGCTTCAGAAGCTTGAGATCCTGTACCTTTACGATAACAGCTTCACCGGTGCAATTGGGACAGATATCACCGCCGTGAGCCTGCAAGAGATCGACCTGTCCACGAACTCGCTCACCGGGCACATACCGGAGAGCATCGGCAACTTGAAGAACTTGTCGTTGCTCTACCTGTACTTCAACAACCTCACCGGGCCGATCCCCTCGAGCGTCGGGCGGCTCCCGAACCTCGCGGACATCCGGCTGTTCAGCAACAGGCTCTCCGGCCCCCTCCCGCCGGAGCTCGGGAAGCACTCGCTGCTGGGCAACCTTGAAGTGAGCAACAACTTCCTCAGTGGCGAGCTGCCGCACACCCTCTGCTTCAACAAGAAGCTCTACGACATCGTGGTCTTCAACAACAGCTTCTCCGGCGTGTTCCCGGCGATCCTCGGGGACTGCGAGACGGTGAACAACATCATGCTGTACAACAACCACTTCACCGGAGAGTTCCCCGAGAAGGTATGGTCGGCGTTCCCAGACCTGACGACTGTTATGATTCAGAACAACAGCTTCACTGGCACTATGCCCAGTGTGATATCCTCCAAAATCACACGGATCGAGATGGGGAACAACCAATTCTCCGGCGACGTGCCGACCTCCGCGCCGGGGTTGAAGAATTTCCGGGCGGAGAACAACCAATTCTCCGGTCCTCTAACGAACAACATGTCGGGGCTCGCCAACCTCACGGAGCTGTACCTCGCCGGGAACCGGATATCTGGCTCGATTCCACCTTCCATCCAATCACTGGGAGCTCTGAATTACCTGAACCTTAGCAGCAATCAGATATCTGGGCTACTTCCGGCACAGATCGGGTCGCTGCTGGTGCTCACCATCCTTGATCTCTCCAACAACGAGCTCACCGGAGAAATACCTCAGGAGTTCAACGACCTCCATCTCAGTTTCCTCAACCTCTCTTCCAACCaactcaccggcgagctcccccAGTCGCTGCAGAGCCCGGCGTTCGAAGACTCGTTCCTCGGAAACCCTGGCCTCTGCGCCGCGGTGAACCAGAATATAAACATCACGGCGTGCCGCTACAGCCGCCACAACCAGATGTCAACTGACCTGGTCATCCTGTTCTCCGTGCTCGCCGGCGCCATCCTCATCGGCGCCGTCGGGTGTTTCATCGTCCGGCGGAAGAAGCACGGGCGCGACGTGACGTCGTGGAAGATGATGGCGTTCCGCAAGCTGGACTTCAGCGAGTGCGACGTGCTCACCAACCTCCGCGAGGAGGACCTGATCGGCAGCGGCGGCTCCGGCAAAGTGTACCGCGTCCACCTCCCGGGACGCGGACGCGGGCGCGGCTGCGGCGGCACGGTGGTGGCCGTGAAGAAGCTGTCAAGCAGGGGgaaggccgaggagaagctcgacCGGGAGTTCGACGCGGAGGTGAAGATCCTGGGCGACATCCGGCACACCAACATCGTGAGCCTCCTCTGCTACATCTCGAGCGAGGACACCAAGCTGCTGGTGTACGAGTACATGGAGAACGGCAGCCTCGACCGGTGGCTGCACCCCAAGGACAACaacgcggccacggcggcgctggACTGGCCGACGCGGCTGGGCATCGCCGTCGACGCGGCGAGGGGGCTCAGCTACATGCACGACGAGTGCGTGCAGCCCATCATGCACCGGGACGTCAAGTCCAGCAACATCCTACTCGACCCGGGGTTCCGTGCCAAGATCGCCGACTTCGGCCTCGCTCGGATCCTGCTCAAGTCCGGCGAGCCCGAGTCCGTGTCCGCAGTCGGCGGCACCTTCGGGTACATGGCTCCAG AGTGTGGACGCGGCGCGAAGGTGAACCAGAAGGTggacgtgtacagcttcggcgtgGTGCTGCTGGAGCTGGTGACCGGGCGGGTGGCCAACGACAGCAGAAAGGACGCCGCCGAGTGCTGCCTGGTTGAGTGGGCGTGGCGGAGGTACAAGGCGGGGGGAACTCTCCACGACGTCGTCGACGAGAGCATCCAGGACAGGGCCGTGTACATTGGGGACGCCGTGGCCGTGTTCGTGCTCGGGGTAATGTGCACCGGGGACGACGCGCCGTCCCGGCCGTCCATGAAGCAAGTGCTGCAGCAGCTCGCCCGGTACGACCGCACCGCCAGCGTTGCCGGCGCGTGCCGGGACGGCCGCGACGTCGAACTGGGACAAGTGCCCAAGGGGAACCAAGGTCGCCACCAAGCTACCAAGAGATCGTATGACGTCGGAGCGTTCTTGGGTGGCGACGTGGAGAGTGGCAACTTCGTGGCTCGTCCTGTTTAA